One segment of Anatilimnocola aggregata DNA contains the following:
- a CDS encoding GTPase, whose amino-acid sequence MSAAEPLIPTLVALLTPPGRGALATIALRGPEAYRFAQGCLATAVPAAERTERPWLRQFQAGAGAGEELVVAFPNGDEARLHCHGGAAACEAVLNALERQGAVRVGWQQWNEAVADNAIASSARIALAGALTERTACILLDQLHGALANELQAICDLLMQSQNVIAATDRLDELLARASLGLHLTQPWRVVIAGRPNAGKSSLLNALLGFQRAIISEIAGTTRDVVTARTAFAGWPVELLDTAGLRESTDPVELAGVALARQEIAGADLLLHVVPANEPLPGKLSANAGLLVRTKCDLLPTADAREPIDGLLVSVVTGAGLKELGTAIAAHLVPRAAEPQTAVPFTAGQVADLKQCRAAIASDPARGRQILQSMLIERGTN is encoded by the coding sequence ATGTCAGCAGCTGAACCTCTCATTCCGACACTTGTCGCCCTGCTCACTCCGCCTGGCCGCGGCGCGCTGGCGACGATTGCCCTGCGCGGTCCCGAGGCATATCGATTTGCCCAGGGTTGCCTCGCCACAGCGGTTCCTGCTGCCGAACGCACAGAGCGTCCCTGGTTGCGGCAATTCCAAGCGGGAGCAGGTGCCGGCGAAGAGTTGGTGGTTGCCTTTCCGAATGGAGACGAAGCCCGCTTGCATTGCCACGGCGGTGCTGCCGCCTGCGAGGCCGTGCTGAACGCCCTCGAGCGGCAGGGAGCGGTGCGCGTCGGCTGGCAGCAGTGGAACGAAGCGGTTGCTGATAACGCGATCGCTAGTTCAGCCAGAATTGCGCTAGCCGGCGCCCTCACCGAGCGCACGGCCTGCATTCTGCTCGATCAATTACACGGGGCTTTGGCAAATGAATTGCAAGCAATCTGCGATCTGCTGATGCAGTCACAAAACGTCATCGCTGCAACAGACCGGCTCGATGAGCTTCTCGCGCGTGCTTCGCTTGGCCTGCATCTTACGCAACCTTGGCGCGTGGTCATTGCGGGACGACCGAATGCTGGGAAGAGCAGTTTGCTCAATGCCCTGCTGGGATTTCAGCGGGCCATTATTAGCGAGATTGCGGGTACCACGCGGGACGTCGTTACCGCCCGCACAGCTTTTGCTGGCTGGCCCGTGGAACTGCTCGATACGGCCGGACTGCGCGAAAGCACCGATCCGGTGGAATTGGCCGGCGTCGCGCTCGCGCGGCAAGAGATAGCCGGTGCAGACTTGCTGCTGCACGTTGTTCCCGCGAATGAGCCGCTGCCTGGCAAGCTCTCGGCGAATGCCGGCTTGCTGGTGCGCACGAAGTGCGACTTGCTGCCGACAGCTGACGCGCGCGAACCGATTGACGGACTGCTCGTGTCGGTCGTTACTGGCGCAGGCTTGAAAGAACTTGGCACGGCCATCGCCGCGCACTTAGTGCCGCGTGCTGCGGAGCCTCAAACCGCGGTTCCATTTACGGCCGGGCAAGTCGCCGATTTGAAACAATGCCGCGCCGCGATCGCTAGCGATCCGGCGCGGGGCAGGCAGATTCTGCAATCAATGCTCATCGAGCGGGGGACGAACTAG
- a CDS encoding transposase, with translation MSHQDPSRSQQGRSQVVVAEFQADQLKQSLERLLGEGDWGAIRFRDDCTWGPRQLAATALLWAWSDELTLGDRFFAARRLAQFLFAPQQEFASSVQAFMKLLLRWTVLLVGVLQVTFRRQMQRAFPTLWRVHGLVLFGIDGSRVDVPRSKSHEAAHAPVRDGKGRKLKRNRRQKPRTAIHSRKASVPQMWLTLLFHVGTGLPWSWRIGPTGSSEREHWLAMLDELPSNALITADAGFVGYDCLRAVVNSGRHFLVRVGSNVRLLYKLGFSREVVGTVYLWPDRAARRSQPPLVLRLVVATGGKYPVYLLTSVGEEELSRGQVLDVYRRRWGVELFFRHLKQTYQRRKLRSTNAAHARLELEWSLLGLWSMALDAQVQATRVQLDPTQLSLAGVWRTYRRLMRDYRHPLARQQSLPHQLPQAVRDTYERANKSSRNYPRKKRPDPPAGSPEFLLATKSQIHRARYLTTAA, from the coding sequence ATGTCGCATCAAGACCCTAGTCGAAGTCAGCAAGGTCGAAGTCAGGTTGTCGTTGCCGAGTTCCAAGCGGATCAGCTCAAGCAGTCACTGGAGCGATTGCTCGGCGAGGGGGACTGGGGTGCGATTCGGTTTCGTGACGACTGCACGTGGGGCCCACGGCAATTGGCGGCCACGGCGTTGCTCTGGGCTTGGTCGGATGAACTCACGCTGGGGGACCGCTTCTTTGCTGCCCGCAGATTAGCTCAATTTCTGTTTGCGCCGCAACAGGAGTTTGCCAGTTCGGTGCAAGCCTTCATGAAGTTGCTGCTGCGTTGGACGGTGCTGCTGGTCGGCGTATTGCAGGTGACGTTTCGACGGCAGATGCAGCGTGCATTTCCCACCCTTTGGCGAGTTCATGGCCTGGTCCTCTTCGGCATTGATGGCAGCCGAGTCGACGTGCCGCGAAGCAAGTCACACGAGGCGGCACATGCTCCGGTTCGCGATGGTAAGGGACGAAAACTCAAACGCAATCGTCGCCAGAAACCGCGCACCGCGATTCACTCGCGCAAGGCAAGCGTCCCGCAAATGTGGTTGACCCTGCTGTTTCACGTCGGCACAGGACTGCCTTGGTCGTGGCGAATCGGTCCGACCGGCAGTAGCGAGCGCGAGCATTGGTTGGCGATGCTCGACGAACTTCCGAGCAATGCCCTGATCACCGCCGATGCTGGCTTCGTGGGTTACGATTGTCTGCGCGCCGTTGTTAACAGTGGTCGCCATTTCCTGGTGCGAGTCGGTTCGAATGTGCGTCTGCTGTACAAGCTGGGCTTCTCCCGCGAAGTCGTTGGCACGGTGTATCTCTGGCCCGATCGTGCTGCCCGTCGCAGCCAGCCGCCGCTCGTGTTACGCCTCGTCGTGGCCACTGGTGGAAAGTATCCGGTCTACTTGCTCACCAGCGTCGGAGAAGAAGAATTATCGCGCGGACAAGTCCTCGACGTTTACCGTCGTCGCTGGGGCGTGGAACTCTTCTTTCGCCACTTGAAGCAAACGTATCAGCGCCGCAAACTTCGCAGCACCAATGCCGCGCATGCGCGTTTGGAGTTGGAGTGGTCGCTGCTGGGACTATGGAGCATGGCGCTCGATGCTCAGGTCCAAGCGACGCGCGTACAACTAGATCCTACTCAACTCAGCCTAGCGGGCGTCTGGCGCACGTATCGGCGGCTGATGCGCGACTATCGACATCCGCTGGCTCGGCAACAATCGCTCCCCCACCAACTCCCTCAAGCAGTGCGCGACACCTACGAGCGAGCCAACAAATCCAGCCGCAACTATCCTCGCAAAAAACGTCCCGACCCGCCCGCTGGCTCTCCCGAGTTCCTACTCGCTACCAAGTCCCAAATCCATCGCGCCCGCTACCTCACGACCGCTGCCTAA
- a CDS encoding response regulator transcription factor — translation MPQEQQPVADTTSPAQKRILLVDDDAEIIDAMRYALESKGYQILVARDGNQGLAMAEVEHPDLIILDMMMPKRSGFLVLEKLRLGLKSTVKVIMVTANEGTRHRDYAVDQLQVDDYLRKPFAMDKLIDAVQRQIG, via the coding sequence ATGCCCCAGGAGCAACAGCCAGTCGCCGACACCACCAGCCCTGCGCAAAAGCGGATCTTGCTGGTGGACGACGATGCCGAAATCATCGACGCCATGCGTTACGCGCTAGAATCGAAGGGGTATCAGATTCTGGTGGCCCGCGACGGCAACCAAGGGCTGGCGATGGCCGAGGTCGAACATCCCGACCTGATCATTCTGGACATGATGATGCCCAAGCGGAGCGGCTTTCTCGTGCTTGAGAAATTGCGGTTGGGTTTGAAGAGCACCGTGAAGGTCATCATGGTGACCGCTAACGAAGGGACTCGTCACCGCGACTATGCCGTCGACCAATTGCAGGTCGATGACTATCTGCGTAAGCCCTTCGCCATGGACAAGCTGATTGACGCTGTGCAGCGGCAAATTGGTTAG
- a CDS encoding 30S ribosomal protein S1, giving the protein MSTAPTSPENSAPPAAETATPATPAGGGDEAKRGPIKVGRTSGAPSGQPGGGQQGGGQRRDRGPRPPKPQRPRREGEPQSANEREDSEEAALDAAAEQQRQAGRRGPVPVPNRRGPLSAELEAELKEALGDLSIEDVVSGKTSPAPSAGRVENETQVRAAVIEVHGDNIFVSLGGKNQGVVSVRNFETPPAVGDILEVTVTGFNAEDDLHEVNVAGGKVVGGDWTNLIEGSIVEAKVTAANTGGLECTVGGARAFIPASQVSLFRTENLADYVDQKLVCVVTEANERRGNLVLSRRGILEREKEESKKKLLGELEAGQLREGIVRKIQDFGAFVDLGGVDGLIHISQMSWERIKHPSEILKEGQKIRVRVDKIDLESGKIGLSLKNPEEHPWTGIEQRFPVGTIIRGPVTRLASFGCFVKIAPGVEGMVHISELAHNRVYAVQNVVKEGQEVEAKILAVDADAQRIALSMKATIQPPQKENTKKEEAAPVVEEPVRAPIVPKREGELKGGTKRKAGGEKFGLNW; this is encoded by the coding sequence ATGTCCACCGCACCAACCTCTCCCGAAAATTCTGCTCCTCCCGCTGCTGAAACCGCGACTCCCGCCACACCGGCTGGGGGTGGGGACGAAGCCAAGCGTGGCCCAATCAAAGTGGGCCGCACGAGTGGGGCACCCAGTGGCCAGCCAGGCGGCGGACAACAGGGGGGCGGCCAGCGTCGCGACCGTGGGCCTCGGCCACCCAAGCCGCAACGTCCGCGCCGCGAAGGGGAACCGCAGTCGGCCAACGAGCGCGAAGACTCGGAAGAAGCCGCCTTGGACGCCGCTGCCGAGCAGCAACGCCAGGCCGGTCGCCGCGGGCCAGTGCCGGTGCCCAACCGCCGTGGCCCCTTGTCGGCCGAACTGGAAGCCGAGTTGAAGGAAGCCCTCGGCGATCTCTCGATTGAAGACGTCGTTAGTGGCAAGACATCGCCCGCGCCTTCAGCTGGCCGCGTCGAGAACGAAACCCAAGTGCGAGCGGCGGTGATTGAAGTTCACGGCGATAATATTTTCGTCTCGCTCGGCGGCAAGAATCAGGGAGTGGTCTCGGTTCGCAATTTCGAAACCCCGCCTGCCGTTGGCGACATTCTTGAAGTGACCGTGACTGGCTTCAATGCCGAAGACGACCTGCACGAAGTGAACGTGGCGGGGGGCAAAGTTGTCGGCGGCGACTGGACGAACCTGATTGAAGGTTCGATCGTCGAAGCCAAAGTGACAGCCGCGAACACGGGCGGTTTGGAATGCACGGTCGGTGGCGCGCGGGCCTTCATTCCCGCCAGCCAGGTATCGCTATTCCGCACGGAGAACCTGGCAGACTACGTCGACCAGAAGTTGGTTTGCGTCGTGACTGAAGCCAACGAACGTCGGGGCAACCTCGTTCTGAGCCGCCGCGGGATTCTGGAACGCGAGAAGGAAGAATCGAAGAAGAAGCTGCTCGGCGAACTCGAAGCGGGCCAGCTGCGCGAGGGGATCGTGCGCAAGATTCAAGACTTCGGGGCGTTCGTCGATCTGGGCGGCGTCGATGGCTTGATTCACATTAGCCAAATGAGTTGGGAACGGATTAAGCACCCGAGCGAGATCCTGAAGGAAGGCCAGAAGATTCGCGTTCGCGTCGATAAGATCGACCTGGAGAGCGGCAAGATTGGCCTCTCGCTGAAGAACCCAGAAGAACATCCTTGGACCGGCATCGAACAGCGGTTCCCGGTGGGCACGATCATTCGCGGGCCGGTCACACGACTCGCCAGCTTCGGCTGCTTCGTGAAGATTGCTCCGGGCGTCGAAGGCATGGTGCATATCAGCGAGTTGGCTCATAACCGCGTCTACGCTGTCCAAAACGTCGTGAAGGAAGGGCAAGAGGTCGAAGCCAAGATTCTCGCTGTGGATGCCGATGCGCAGCGGATCGCACTCTCGATGAAGGCGACGATTCAGCCACCGCAAAAAGAAAACACCAAGAAGGAAGAAGCGGCTCCCGTGGTCGAAGAGCCCGTGCGGGCACCGATCGTGCCCAAGCGCGAAGGCGAACTTAAGGGTGGCACCAAGCGCAAAGCTGGTGGCGAAAAGTTCGGACTGAACTGGTAG
- a CDS encoding cryptochrome/DNA photolyase family protein has translation MHTVPPLRIRQVNQAPVQPGGDYVLYWMTAFRRVRSNFSLQRALEHCRELNKPLLILEALRTRYHWASDRLHRFVIEGMAANQQAIAAAANPGVYYFPYVEPAHGEGSGLLATLAKRAAVVVTDDFPCFFLPRLVKVAGRQLPVRLEAVDSNGIVPLRGTDHAFTMAFHFRRWLQKNLPRWLEKSEFPLADPLKRCELPTFEKLPASITKEWRPADLAKLLAPGGLQALPIDHSVLPASIHGGSAVAETVLKEFLKHRLARYADERNQPDANAASGVSPYLHFGHLSVHEMFTAAVRQEDWSLDCLAKKADGKNSGWWGTSPPLESFLDELITWREIGFNFCTHRPDDYDQYESLPEWCRKSLAKHAKDARPNLYDLDQFESAATHDPLWNAAQRQLVREGRMHNYLRMLWGKKVLEWSASPEDALQTLIHLNNKYAVDGRNPNSYSGIFWCLGRYDRPWAPERPIFGMIRYMSSENTARKIKVKNYLREYSEYSE, from the coding sequence ATGCACACTGTCCCGCCCCTGCGGATTCGCCAGGTCAATCAAGCCCCCGTTCAACCTGGCGGCGACTATGTGCTGTATTGGATGACGGCCTTTCGCCGCGTCCGTTCCAACTTCAGTTTGCAGCGAGCACTAGAACATTGCCGCGAACTGAACAAGCCGCTACTCATTCTCGAAGCACTGCGAACGCGCTATCACTGGGCCAGCGATCGGCTTCATCGGTTTGTCATTGAAGGGATGGCTGCCAATCAGCAGGCAATTGCCGCGGCAGCCAATCCCGGCGTCTACTATTTTCCTTATGTCGAACCAGCTCACGGCGAGGGTTCGGGGCTGTTGGCAACACTCGCCAAGCGGGCAGCCGTCGTGGTCACCGACGATTTTCCTTGCTTCTTTTTGCCCAGGCTCGTGAAAGTCGCGGGGCGGCAACTCCCCGTGCGGCTCGAAGCCGTCGACTCGAATGGAATCGTGCCGCTGCGTGGTACCGATCACGCCTTTACCATGGCATTTCACTTTCGCCGCTGGCTACAGAAAAATCTGCCGAGGTGGCTCGAGAAGAGTGAGTTTCCGCTCGCCGACCCCCTCAAGCGCTGCGAACTCCCCACGTTCGAAAAGCTGCCGGCGAGTATCACCAAGGAATGGCGCCCTGCCGATTTGGCAAAGCTGCTCGCGCCCGGCGGCTTGCAAGCGTTGCCCATCGATCACAGTGTGCTCCCCGCGTCGATTCACGGCGGAAGCGCGGTTGCAGAAACTGTCCTCAAAGAGTTTCTCAAACATCGCCTTGCTCGTTATGCCGATGAGCGGAATCAGCCCGATGCGAACGCGGCCAGTGGAGTTTCACCCTATTTGCACTTTGGTCACCTTTCGGTGCACGAAATGTTTACCGCGGCCGTCCGGCAAGAAGACTGGTCGCTCGATTGTCTGGCCAAGAAGGCCGATGGCAAGAACTCGGGCTGGTGGGGCACATCACCGCCGCTCGAATCGTTTCTCGACGAACTCATCACCTGGCGCGAGATCGGCTTCAACTTCTGCACGCATCGTCCCGACGATTACGACCAGTACGAGTCCCTTCCCGAGTGGTGCCGCAAGTCGCTGGCGAAACATGCCAAAGACGCTCGTCCAAATCTTTACGACCTCGATCAATTCGAGTCAGCTGCCACGCACGATCCGCTCTGGAATGCAGCCCAGCGACAGTTAGTGCGCGAAGGGCGGATGCACAATTACCTGCGCATGCTCTGGGGCAAGAAGGTACTCGAATGGTCGGCCTCGCCCGAGGACGCGCTGCAGACGCTGATTCACTTGAACAACAAATACGCAGTCGACGGTCGCAATCCCAACTCGTACAGCGGCATCTTCTGGTGCCTCGGACGCTACGATCGCCCCTGGGCACCCGAGCGCCCCATCTTCGGCATGATCCGCTACATGAGCAGCGAAAACACCGCCCGGAAGATCAAGGTGAAGAATTATTTGCGTGAATACAGTGAATACAGCGAGTGA
- a CDS encoding phytanoyl-CoA dioxygenase family protein, with amino-acid sequence MNTLQTTVFTDRQLATYREDGFFIARGLFDDVEINRLLEYARTDPNFAASLYGRKDSTGMETKLALWNTAGEDLYGMFARSPQIVDRLEQCLGGEVYLYHMKMMLKEPHVGGAWEWHQDYGYWYNNGCLYPLLASCLIAVNAHTRANGCLQVLRGSHLLGRIDHGKTGDQTGADLERVNAALERLDLVYCECAPGDAIFFDSNLLHRSDANTSDDPRWSLICCYNARRNDPYKDSRHPRYTPLSKVSTSAIRDWGA; translated from the coding sequence ATGAACACTCTGCAGACCACCGTTTTCACCGACCGCCAGCTTGCTACCTACCGGGAAGATGGGTTTTTCATCGCCCGCGGGCTGTTTGACGACGTCGAGATCAACCGTTTGCTCGAATATGCCCGCACCGACCCGAATTTTGCCGCGTCCCTTTATGGGCGCAAAGATTCGACCGGCATGGAGACCAAATTGGCCCTCTGGAACACGGCTGGCGAAGACCTGTACGGCATGTTTGCCCGCTCGCCGCAAATTGTCGACCGCCTGGAGCAGTGCCTCGGAGGCGAGGTCTATCTCTATCACATGAAGATGATGCTCAAAGAGCCGCACGTGGGCGGCGCTTGGGAATGGCATCAGGATTACGGCTATTGGTACAACAACGGCTGCCTCTATCCGCTGCTTGCCAGCTGCCTGATTGCCGTCAATGCCCACACCCGCGCCAATGGCTGCCTGCAAGTGCTGCGCGGTTCGCATTTGCTCGGGCGGATCGACCACGGCAAGACCGGCGATCAAACCGGGGCCGACCTGGAACGAGTGAATGCCGCCCTCGAACGGTTGGACCTCGTCTACTGCGAATGTGCGCCTGGCGACGCCATCTTCTTCGATAGCAACCTGCTCCACCGCAGCGACGCTAACACCTCCGACGACCCCCGCTGGTCCCTCATCTGCTGCTACAACGCCCGGCGGAACGATCCTTACAAGGACTCGCGCCATCCTCGCTACACGCCCCTCAGCAAAGTCAGCACGTCGGCCATTCGTGACTGGGGAGCGTAG
- a CDS encoding efflux RND transporter permease subunit → MTEKTTFFGRRAIIVLMIVFFLVPFALRGARMSVLGMKNDVRDWLPKGFSETAELAWFRQHFLSEQFVVVSWDGCTGNEADQRYKLFLAKLKPEEAPSKLAAEQAAVAKREQAALAKLNSEGQEAANDGAGSSETISDATEQVADEASPTRYIHQADFIGDRLGLYLPKYVDGSFDVAENWGMRGEKWLRGRANPDSDSVEEAWYYITPDGDLYRWDGVDAPLASAYRELQRKIAPQPVRGQLVHSFGKVDGPWYFAEPRRLRAQLFKTVTTGPDVLASLVRPGGELASNPEEAKERLTGMLFGPNGEQTCMVLTLSDAAKHNLHLVLGRGGLGKPRGRLYEIAQESNISEQQLRLGGPPVDNVAIDEEGSITLVRLIGMTAILGLGLSLACFRTISATIMVFLVGGISAVVTLAMMWWFGDTVDAIAMSMPALVYVLGLSGAAHTINYYYDAVEEKGLIGAPERAIMKSWKPALLCNITTAIGLFSLITSELAPIRKFGFYAGLGVLATLIITHTYLPAALQIWPQIRKKKAAGADDRPWLDTFLGDFWQKLGGFIVRNHAVVAIVCIIVIAATGYGVMYTNTSVNMLRMFHSKAKIIQDYEWLEANLGELVPMEIVVRVPKASLLPPAAELTAENLRVDELTQQFESATDPAEKQKFATELGKLEVVQLQRQKQMPFLERMELAARVQRVVQQEFGATGNGKIGRAMSAATFVRNLPEPKGDSRSMLTRGATSKRLEAHREEFLHSDYLRLDEQDQSELWRVSIRVGATKGVDYGTLIHELKDAVEPILSAQQRRDHIMQELIAKRGNKSPANSKVLLLGVPAPAPQEVAAAPAANQNGTTKRQVNQTAIFSEALTDMLTIKRLKVITFIPGVDEAPANWKEYLGNFDCVVLISDQAAYSGFDLSRATKLLVDARDHKFDGNELNSAARRSKSDVGLTHATYTGVVPIVYKAQRTLLNSLIESTFWSFITITPLMMFISRSFWGGLVAMLPNVLPVLMVFGGMGWLGIDVDVGSMMTASIALGVAVDDTIHYLNWYREELDRLKDRKLAILAAYKHCATPTFQAAIISGLGLSVFALSTFTPTQRFGYLMLVILWMGVVAELIFFPALLAGPLGVVFKPRKRKDEDLAITPELQLPLAAVPVPAASEAESVSSVPQPAGKAALLNHLRQDNSHSRRH, encoded by the coding sequence ATGACAGAAAAGACCACCTTTTTCGGCCGGCGTGCGATCATCGTGCTGATGATTGTGTTCTTCCTCGTTCCCTTTGCGCTGCGCGGTGCGCGCATGTCTGTGCTGGGGATGAAGAACGATGTTCGCGATTGGCTACCCAAGGGCTTCAGTGAGACCGCGGAGCTTGCCTGGTTTCGCCAACACTTTCTGAGCGAGCAGTTTGTCGTTGTCAGTTGGGATGGCTGCACAGGCAACGAAGCCGATCAACGCTACAAACTGTTCCTTGCCAAACTCAAACCCGAAGAAGCTCCCTCGAAGTTAGCTGCCGAGCAGGCCGCGGTGGCCAAGCGCGAGCAGGCCGCCCTTGCCAAACTGAATAGCGAAGGCCAAGAAGCCGCCAACGATGGCGCAGGTAGTAGCGAAACAATCAGCGACGCCACCGAACAGGTCGCAGACGAAGCGTCGCCAACCCGGTATATCCACCAGGCCGATTTCATTGGCGATCGCCTGGGGCTCTACTTACCCAAGTATGTGGACGGCTCCTTTGACGTTGCAGAAAACTGGGGCATGCGCGGCGAGAAGTGGCTGCGCGGGCGGGCCAATCCAGATAGCGACAGCGTGGAAGAAGCCTGGTACTACATTACACCCGACGGCGACTTGTATCGCTGGGATGGCGTCGACGCGCCGTTAGCATCTGCCTATCGCGAGCTGCAAAGAAAAATCGCCCCGCAACCGGTTCGCGGTCAGCTGGTCCATTCATTTGGCAAGGTCGATGGCCCCTGGTATTTTGCCGAGCCGCGGCGTCTGCGTGCCCAACTCTTCAAAACGGTGACGACCGGTCCTGACGTTCTCGCCAGCCTCGTTCGCCCCGGTGGTGAACTCGCCAGCAATCCAGAAGAAGCCAAAGAGCGTTTGACCGGCATGCTCTTTGGTCCGAACGGCGAGCAGACCTGCATGGTCCTCACGCTCAGCGACGCCGCCAAACACAACTTGCACTTGGTGCTCGGGCGCGGTGGTCTCGGCAAGCCGCGCGGTCGCCTCTACGAGATCGCACAAGAATCGAACATCTCCGAGCAGCAACTGCGCCTGGGTGGGCCGCCAGTCGATAACGTCGCGATCGATGAAGAAGGTTCCATCACGCTGGTTCGCCTAATTGGCATGACGGCCATCTTAGGGCTGGGCCTTTCGTTGGCCTGCTTCCGTACCATTTCGGCCACCATCATGGTCTTTCTGGTTGGTGGCATTAGTGCAGTCGTCACGCTTGCCATGATGTGGTGGTTTGGCGACACCGTCGATGCCATCGCCATGTCGATGCCAGCGCTCGTATACGTGCTCGGTCTGTCAGGAGCCGCGCACACGATCAATTACTATTACGATGCCGTTGAAGAAAAGGGGCTGATCGGCGCTCCCGAGCGCGCGATCATGAAAAGCTGGAAGCCGGCACTACTCTGTAATATTACCACTGCCATCGGCCTCTTTTCGCTGATTACCAGCGAACTCGCACCGATCCGCAAGTTCGGCTTTTATGCAGGCCTCGGTGTGCTGGCCACGCTCATCATCACGCATACCTACCTGCCAGCCGCTTTGCAGATCTGGCCGCAGATTCGCAAAAAGAAGGCCGCTGGCGCAGACGACAGGCCTTGGCTCGATACCTTCCTGGGCGACTTCTGGCAAAAGCTCGGCGGCTTCATTGTGCGCAATCATGCGGTCGTAGCGATCGTCTGCATCATCGTCATTGCCGCCACGGGCTATGGCGTGATGTACACCAATACTTCGGTGAATATGCTGCGGATGTTCCATTCCAAAGCCAAGATCATTCAGGACTATGAATGGCTCGAGGCCAACCTCGGCGAACTCGTGCCGATGGAAATTGTGGTCCGCGTACCGAAAGCATCGCTCTTGCCACCGGCTGCTGAGTTAACGGCTGAGAATCTGCGCGTCGACGAGCTGACCCAGCAGTTTGAGTCGGCGACCGATCCAGCGGAAAAGCAGAAGTTCGCGACCGAACTCGGCAAGCTCGAAGTGGTCCAACTGCAGCGGCAAAAACAGATGCCATTTCTCGAACGGATGGAACTTGCCGCCCGCGTTCAGCGTGTGGTGCAACAAGAGTTTGGTGCCACTGGCAATGGCAAGATTGGCCGAGCAATGAGTGCGGCCACCTTCGTCCGCAACCTGCCGGAGCCCAAAGGGGACAGCCGCAGCATGCTCACTCGCGGAGCCACGAGCAAACGATTGGAGGCTCACCGCGAAGAGTTTCTGCATAGCGACTACCTCCGGTTAGATGAGCAAGATCAATCGGAACTTTGGCGCGTGAGTATCCGCGTTGGTGCCACCAAAGGCGTGGATTACGGCACTCTCATTCACGAATTAAAGGATGCCGTCGAGCCGATTCTTTCGGCCCAGCAGCGTCGCGATCACATCATGCAGGAACTGATTGCCAAGCGCGGCAATAAGTCTCCGGCCAATAGCAAGGTTTTGTTGCTCGGCGTACCCGCACCTGCTCCGCAGGAAGTGGCGGCAGCTCCAGCGGCCAATCAGAACGGCACGACAAAGCGTCAGGTGAACCAAACGGCGATCTTCAGTGAAGCACTCACCGACATGCTCACCATTAAGCGCTTGAAGGTAATAACCTTCATTCCTGGTGTGGATGAGGCACCCGCCAATTGGAAAGAATACCTGGGCAACTTCGATTGTGTCGTACTCATCAGTGATCAGGCTGCTTATAGCGGTTTCGATCTGAGTCGCGCGACCAAACTCCTGGTCGATGCCCGCGATCATAAGTTCGACGGCAACGAGTTGAACTCGGCTGCCCGTCGCTCGAAGTCAGATGTCGGCCTGACGCATGCCACGTATACCGGCGTTGTTCCGATCGTCTACAAGGCGCAGCGCACTCTGCTCAATAGCCTGATCGAAAGCACCTTCTGGTCGTTCATCACCATTACCCCGCTGATGATGTTCATCAGTCGCAGCTTCTGGGGCGGGCTGGTGGCCATGCTACCGAACGTGCTGCCAGTCCTGATGGTCTTCGGCGGCATGGGGTGGCTTGGCATTGATGTGGACGTCGGTTCGATGATGACGGCCAGTATCGCGCTCGGGGTCGCGGTCGACGATACGATTCACTATTTGAATTGGTATCGCGAGGAACTTGACCGGCTGAAGGATCGCAAGCTGGCCATCCTCGCGGCCTATAAACATTGTGCGACGCCCACCTTCCAAGCGGCCATCATCAGCGGCCTGGGACTCTCGGTGTTTGCCCTCAGCACCTTCACGCCGACCCAACGCTTCGGTTACTTGATGCTGGTCATCTTGTGGATGGGCGTGGTGGCCGAATTGATTTTCTTCCCCGCACTATTGGCTGGTCCGCTTGGTGTGGTCTTTAAGCCCCGCAAGCGGAAAGACGAAGATCTGGCGATCACGCCTGAGTTGCAATTGCCGTTGGCCGCTGTTCCAGTACCAGCAGCCAGTGAAGCGGAATCGGTTTCGTCCGTTCCGCAGCCCGCTGGCAAAGCAGCCCTTCTCAATCACTTGCGGCAAGACAACTCCCACAGCCGCCGGCACTAG